From a single Fulvivirga ulvae genomic region:
- a CDS encoding PIG-L deacetylase family protein, with protein MIEEYIKDRRLTFLSPHYDDVAFSLAGAMPKILAEAATCELINVFSTSNFVYENTHDIRYSTELRRKEDELALHTLGNIVLSYAGFDEALIRNNNRDALFISGPRYLHESDLLLKDLIAEYLSKIPEDQVVFIPAGFGGHIDHLILQEASHQLDHTKIYYSDLPYAGNDTLYFNQYAKNFTKNKVRITIGLSDKALELHLKVCKMYKTQYQEAFTPSITNFLQTNEFSLWV; from the coding sequence ATGATAGAAGAATATATAAAAGACAGAAGATTAACATTTTTATCACCGCATTATGATGATGTAGCATTTTCTTTGGCAGGAGCTATGCCCAAAATATTAGCGGAAGCAGCCACCTGTGAGCTTATCAATGTATTTTCGACTTCCAATTTTGTTTACGAGAACACTCATGATATAAGATATTCGACCGAACTCAGAAGAAAGGAAGATGAACTGGCACTGCATACATTGGGTAATATTGTTTTAAGCTATGCCGGTTTTGATGAAGCCCTGATCAGAAATAATAACCGCGATGCTTTATTTATCAGTGGGCCGAGGTACTTACATGAATCGGATTTACTGCTTAAGGACCTAATAGCTGAGTATTTGTCAAAAATTCCTGAGGACCAGGTGGTTTTTATTCCGGCGGGTTTCGGTGGTCATATTGACCATCTAATACTGCAAGAGGCAAGCCACCAGCTCGACCATACGAAGATTTATTATTCAGATTTGCCCTACGCAGGCAATGATACACTATACTTCAATCAGTATGCAAAAAACTTCACCAAGAATAAAGTACGGATAACTATTGGCCTCAGTGATAAGGCACTAGAGCTGCATTTGAAGGTATGCAAAATGTACAAAACACAATATCAGGAAGCTTTTACACCTTCAATAACCAATTTTTTACAGACCAACGAATTTTCTTTATGGGTATAA